Genomic window (Catenulispora sp. MAP5-51):
GCGAACACTAGTTCCGTGCAGGCCGAAGGTCCCAGTCCACTGCGACATAGCGGAGTCTGAGGTGTTAACGCCGGACATGGCGCGCCCAAACCGCAGGCATTCACAGCTCTCTGACCTTGGATGATTCACAGCGCCGTGGCGGTGACGCACAGTGATGGAGATCGGCCGCGGCCCACCCGCCTTGTCGGCGGCTTTGTCGACGGCTTTGTGGTCCGGCACCGGATCGCAGGCGTGGAAAGGTCACGCGGTGCACCGACAGGCCGCCGACCCGGAGGGCTCGCGGCGAACGGTGGTGGCGGACACACGAACAAGCCCCCGACCGAGAATCCCGGTCAGGGGCTGTCACATGTGGCGGGTGAAGGATTCGAACCTTCGAAGCTTTCGCGACGGATTTACAGTCCGCTCCCATTGGCCGCTCGGGCAACCCGCCAATGTGCGTCCCGCAGCTCCGACCGAGATCGGCTCCGTGGGGCGACGGCACAACAATAGCGGATCGCGGGGGGTGCTTCGCCACTCGGTTGTCCGGTGGGGGACCGGGTGGCGTCCGGCGGGGGGTCGGGCGGGGTCGGGTGGGGCCGGTGGGGGGTGTGATCTTCGGGTGGGCGGGTGGTGGGGTTGTCTTTTTGTCGCCTCGCGGCGGTCTTCCGGTGCCTAGGCGGGGCCGGCTTCGGTGAGCATGCGGCCGAGGTCGGTGCGGGTGTGCTGGACGCTGCGGCCGTCGCGGTGGGTGGTGATCAGGCCGGCGCGGCGCAGGGCTGCGGTGTGGGAGCTCGCCGCGGCCAGGCTGAGGCGGGTGCCGGCGGCGAGTTCGGTGGTGGTGTGGGGGTGCTCCAGCAGGCGCAGGACGCGGGCTCGGGAGGTGCCCAGGACGTCGGCGAGGGGATCGCCGCCGGTCGCGGGTGCGGTGGGCGGCGGGAGGCCCGGGCCGGCCGGGTATACGAGGAGCAGGGGCTGGTCGGGGATGGTGCCGACCAGTGGTTCGTAGGTCCAGTGGAAGGTGGGCAGGAGGGTCAGGCCGTTGCCCGCCAGGTGGTGGTCGCGGTCTTTGAGCGCGGGGATGTGCCATGTGCCGTCGTCGAGCGTGGAGCCGGGGGCCAGGGCGGTCAGGGTCGGTTCGATGCCGTTCTCCGCGGCGCCGAGGGCGAAGCGGGTGAACTCGGCCGCGTGGCGTTCGCGGACCGTGGTCCACGAGGTGGCCAGGACCGACTGGTAGGCGTCGCGCAGGCCGCGGTCCAGGAGGTCCCAGGCCCGGGTGTCCTGCTCCATCAGGGCCCTGACCCAGGGGGTCGGCGGCCGCCGGAGCCGGGCGACGGCGGCGCGGACCGCGCTGCCCGGGGTGCTGCGTACCAGGTCCAGGGCCTCGTCGAGGTCGCCGGAGACCGGGTCGAGGAAGGCCGGGCCGCGGAACGGCTGGAGCAGGTCCCACAGCGGCGCGGTGGTGGCCGGGAGGCGCCGGCCGACGTCGCGGCGCCAGCGGCCGAACAGGACCGGCGAGTCGCTGCGGCGGGACATCATCAGCGACAGCTTCAGCTCCACCAGCGGTGCGGGCCGGGGCAGGAAGCGGACCCGGGCGAAGTCGCCGGGGCTGAAATGGATGCGCAACATCGGTCCTCCGCAAGCCTTTCCGTCAGGATAGAAAGCTTCGCCGCGGGTTGTCGCGCGAGGCATCGTCGGGGGCATGGCCTTGGATCGGCGACGACCTTCCCGCATCGTGTCCGCGCCGGTCTTGGTGCCCGCCTTGACGCTGGTCCTGGCGCTTGTCGCCGCGGGCTGCCACGGGGGCAGCCCGCGGACGGCGCCGGGGGGCGCATCAAGCATGGTGACTCAGACTCCTGCGACAGCCGTCTGTCCGGGACAGCCGAGCGGCGCGCGGGTGTTGACGCTCACCACCGCCGACAACCTGACGCTGCCCGCGGTGGAGATGGGGAAGGGCACCCGTGGTGTGGTGCTGGTCCCCGAGGCCGGCTCGCAAGGCGAATGCGGGTGGATGGCGTACGCGGGCGAGCTCGCCGCCAAGGGCCTGCACGTCCTCGTCTTCGACATGCCGTGCCAAGGCGCGAGCAGCTGCCCGAAAGCCGAAACCGACGAAGGCGTCCCGGCCGTCGACACGGCTCTGAACGAACTCCACTCCGACGGCGCCACGACGATCGTGCTCGTCGGAGCCTCGGCCGGGGCGACGACGGCGCTGGCCGCCGAGGCCGGATCCGCTGCGAGCTCGGCGCCGGGTGTGGCGGCGGTCGTGGCGTTGTCCGCCGACGAGCTGGGCACCTTGCCTGCCAAGGCAGCGACCATCCACGTCCCCGTCTTCATGGCGGTCGCGGACGGCGATCCCTCCATCCCGACCGCCGCCGAGCGCGGTCTGTTCGACGAGCTCGCGGCGCCGCCGTCGCTCCGGACGCTGACGGTGCGGCCGGCCGGCTCGGGGCACGGCTGGGATCTGTTGGCGGACAAGGGATTCCAGGGCACGGTGACCGACTTCATCACCGCGCAGCTGGCCGCCGGCTACACGGTCTGGGGCACCGGCGCGCGAACGATCGTGCTGAGCAACGAGAGCGACCAGGACCAGTGGTCGTGGCAGGCGTACGCGGACCATCTCGTCGGCGAGGGCTACAAGGTCGCTATGTGGGACTACGCGGATCAGGATCCTCTCGCCGAGCTGCGGGCGATGGTGGCCGACCTCCGCGCGCACGGATCCGGGCCGGTGTTCCTGCTCGGCGCCTCGAAGGGCGGCAAGGTGTCGTTGGTCGCCGCGGCCGGGATCAAGCCGCCGGTGAGCGCGGTGGTCACGCTGTCCGCCGAGGCGACGCTCGCTCCGAACACCGACGTGTCCACGTATGTCAAACAACTGATGTGTCCCGTGCTCCTGCTGACGGCGGCCCAGGACGGCTACGGTTCGACCGATGCCGCCAAGACGTTCCAGGCGGATCTGCCGAACCTGGCGCACGTCCTGACCTACGACGGCTCGGACCACGGGACACAGTTGCTGAACGGCGCCGACGGGGCGAAGGTGCTCGCCGACGTCGACGCGTTCCTAAGGGCGCACTAGTTCCTGATCACGCACTAGGCGAGGTCGTCGGGTGCGCCGAGGAGCCTTCGGGTCAGCTGGTGCCGCGATCCGGCCAGGAGTTCCAGCGCCGCGTCGAGGTGGTCGGCGCTGACGTGCAGGCTGCCGGCGGTGTCGGGCGCGGAGCCGTCCTCGCGTGCCTCGAGCGCGATCAGCGCGGCCCGGCGTATCAGCTCCTTGATGAAGGAGGCTGTGACCCCGTCCGTGCGCTCGATCAGACCGTCGGCCTTGGTGAGGTCCAGGTCCAGGCCGCCGCGGTAGAGCTCCAGCAGGCGGGCGCGGCCCTCGGCGTCCGGCAGCGGCACCTCGACGGCGTGGTCCACGCGGCCCGGCCGCATCGCCAGCGCCGATTCCAGGACGTCGACGCGGTTGGTGGTGAGCAGGAAGGTCACGTCGGCGTCGCCGTCGAGCCCGTCCATCTCGTTGAGCAGCTGGAACATCAGCGGGGTGGCGTGCATGTGGGCCGAGCGGTCCTGGGCGATCAGGTCCACGTCCTCGACCACCACCAGCGCCGGCTGCAGGGCCCGCGCGATCTCGCAGGCCTGGCCGATCAGGCGCAGGGCGTTGGCGGTGAGGACCACGACGGTGGTCTCGGGCAGCCGGCTCATCAGGTAGCGGACGGTGTGGGTCTTGCCGGTGCCGGGCGGGCCGAACAGCAGCACGCCGCGCTTGAGGTGCTGGCCGTGCGCCAGCAGGGCCGCGCGGTGCCGGTTCACGCCCAGGATCTGCGCCTCGATGCCCTCCAGCATCCCCGGCGGGAGGATCAGCGCCTCGCGGTCCATGACCGGGCGTTCGTGGAAGCTCAGGGCGGACTGGTGCGGGCCGAACACCTCGGCGCCGAACTCCAGAACGTGGCCGCGATAGACGCTGAACTCGACAGCCAGGCGGCGGATCTCATTGGCGGCCTTGCGGGCCAGGGCGCGGTCGGCGCAGGCGATCTCCAGGCTGATGTCCTGCTGCGGGCCGCGCATCTCGGTGCCGCGCAGCAGGATGGCCAGCGGCGGGCGCGGGTCCTCGGTGCGGTCGCCGTCGTCGGGGCCGTCGACGCCGTCCACGAGGTACAGGCCGCACTGGACGCAGCTGCGGGTCTGGTCGCCGGGACCGCTGGGCTGGTCGGTCATGGACACGCCGCTGATCGCCATGGCGTGCTGGCCGGTCTCGTGGAACAGGTCGGACAGGCCGAACATGCGGTGCCGGAAGCCGGCCATGCCGACCAGGCGGAAGGGGGTGCCGTTGCGGGACAGCCAGCGGTCCAGGGCACCCTGGACGTTCACGTGCTCGTAGGGCGGCCACGTCGCGGTGGTGACGGGGAACAGATCGGCTTCGGGACCGAGGTGGCCGGCGAGGAGTTCGGCGAGGCCGGGGGCGCCGTTCGGGGCGGCGTCCGCGGCGGGGGCGGGGACCGGGGAGGGTCCGTCGCCGGTGATGACGTTGTTCCGTGAGCCGCTCGGTTCTGCGTCGTTGCGGCGCGGCGGCATCGGCTGTGACGACATGGGGTCCACCATGCCAGCGCATCAGGGCGCTGAACCAGGGGTGGCGCCCTGGCTTATGCGCGGTTGACGGCCCGTGCCACCCCGGCGGCGATGGTGGTGGCGAGGATCCAGCCGGCGGCGGTGAGCAGATAGGCGACCCACTGGGTCCCGCCGGTGGCGATATAGGCGCGGCCCTGCCCGAAGTTGATGACCGGCAGCAGCAGGTCGAGGGAGTAGATCAGGGCGTTGAAGGGCGGCGCCTTGTCCGGCCCGATCGGCACCGGATGCCGCAGGCCGAAGACGACGACGCCGGTGATCAGCAGCGCGGCGAGCCATCCCAGGGCGCGCTCGGGCCGGTACCCGTACCCGACGGCCGCGTCCTGCACCACGCCCCACGGCCGCGCGGCGAGCGAGAGCGTCCGGCGCCGGGCCCGCTGCTTGGCGAGCAGGACCCGGCGGGCTTCACCGTCCAGCCCCTGCCGTCGATAGACGGCGGCGAGCTGCTCGTAGGGGGCGGGCCGATAGCCGGCGGACTCGCGCGCCAGCCACGCGATGCGGCCGGCGACCGGGCCAGGCTCGGCGATGCGGTCGTAGACGAAGCCGTCGCGGGTCAGGTGCGGGGGCCAGACGGCGGGGTCGTCATTGAGGACGCCGATCTGGGCGTTGGCGAGGTAGATGCCGCCGGCGGGCGGCGCGGCGAAGCGGAGGGTGAGTTCGCCGGCGCGGAGGTGGCCGAGGTAGAGGAGATTGGCGGACTCTTCGGCCGCTGCGGTCACCACCGTCCCGCGGAAGTCCACATCGTTCCCCACTCGCGCGCTGGCGAAGGCGATGGTGCCGGTGACCCGCATGTCGCGGCAGCGGGCCGCGCCGCCTATCTCGGCGTAGCGGGCGTCCAGGGCGCTGGAGCCGTTGCCGCGCAGGATGGCGCCGTCGAAGCGCGCGTGACCGGCTATGTGCGCGCCTTGGATGCGGACCAGGCCGTCGGCCTCGAAGCCGCGGTAGCACTGCAGGTCCGCGCCGATCTTCGCCTGGTACGCCTCCAGGACGGTGCCGCCGGGGGTGCTCAGTTTCGCGTCGGCCAAGCGGAGCAGGCCCTGGATCTCCGCTCCGGACAGGCGGATGGTGCCCTCGGCGCGGAGTTCGTCGGCCATCAGGTCGCTGCCGACCTGGATGCGGGCGGCGTCCAGGGCCTGGCCGGCGGGGTCGCTGAGACGGGCGC
Coding sequences:
- a CDS encoding ArsR/SmtB family transcription factor, producing the protein MLRIHFSPGDFARVRFLPRPAPLVELKLSLMMSRRSDSPVLFGRWRRDVGRRLPATTAPLWDLLQPFRGPAFLDPVSGDLDEALDLVRSTPGSAVRAAVARLRRPPTPWVRALMEQDTRAWDLLDRGLRDAYQSVLATSWTTVRERHAAEFTRFALGAAENGIEPTLTALAPGSTLDDGTWHIPALKDRDHHLAGNGLTLLPTFHWTYEPLVGTIPDQPLLLVYPAGPGLPPPTAPATGGDPLADVLGTSRARVLRLLEHPHTTTELAAGTRLSLAAASSHTAALRRAGLITTHRDGRSVQHTRTDLGRMLTEAGPA
- a CDS encoding alpha/beta hydrolase, yielding MVTQTPATAVCPGQPSGARVLTLTTADNLTLPAVEMGKGTRGVVLVPEAGSQGECGWMAYAGELAAKGLHVLVFDMPCQGASSCPKAETDEGVPAVDTALNELHSDGATTIVLVGASAGATTALAAEAGSAASSAPGVAAVVALSADELGTLPAKAATIHVPVFMAVADGDPSIPTAAERGLFDELAAPPSLRTLTVRPAGSGHGWDLLADKGFQGTVTDFITAQLAAGYTVWGTGARTIVLSNESDQDQWSWQAYADHLVGEGYKVAMWDYADQDPLAELRAMVADLRAHGSGPVFLLGASKGGKVSLVAAAGIKPPVSAVVTLSAEATLAPNTDVSTYVKQLMCPVLLLTAAQDGYGSTDAAKTFQADLPNLAHVLTYDGSDHGTQLLNGADGAKVLADVDAFLRAH
- a CDS encoding AAA family ATPase codes for the protein MSSQPMPPRRNDAEPSGSRNNVITGDGPSPVPAPAADAAPNGAPGLAELLAGHLGPEADLFPVTTATWPPYEHVNVQGALDRWLSRNGTPFRLVGMAGFRHRMFGLSDLFHETGQHAMAISGVSMTDQPSGPGDQTRSCVQCGLYLVDGVDGPDDGDRTEDPRPPLAILLRGTEMRGPQQDISLEIACADRALARKAANEIRRLAVEFSVYRGHVLEFGAEVFGPHQSALSFHERPVMDREALILPPGMLEGIEAQILGVNRHRAALLAHGQHLKRGVLLFGPPGTGKTHTVRYLMSRLPETTVVVLTANALRLIGQACEIARALQPALVVVEDVDLIAQDRSAHMHATPLMFQLLNEMDGLDGDADVTFLLTTNRVDVLESALAMRPGRVDHAVEVPLPDAEGRARLLELYRGGLDLDLTKADGLIERTDGVTASFIKELIRRAALIALEAREDGSAPDTAGSLHVSADHLDAALELLAGSRHQLTRRLLGAPDDLA